The Triticum aestivum cultivar Chinese Spring chromosome 6D, IWGSC CS RefSeq v2.1, whole genome shotgun sequence genomic sequence TGTTGACGTACGTGTACATGCAGGGCTGGGGAGCGCGCTGTCGCACGTCGCGGAGACCCTGAGCCGGCCGCTGGAGCGGTGGCGGCCGCTGTTCGGGAAGGTGCGGGAGGACGAGGAGCGGTACAGGCTGCGGTTCGAGGTGCCGGGGCTGGGGAAGGACGACGTGCGGGTCACGGTGGAGGACGGCGCGCTGGTCATCCGGGGcgagaagaaggtggaggatgaGCACGGTGGCGACTGCGAATGGTGGTCGGCGAGCAGCTACGGGTGCTACCACGCGAGCCTGCTGCTCCCGGAGGACGCGCGGGTGGATGGGATCGCGGCGGAGGTGAAGGACGGCGTGCTGTACGTGACGGTGCCGCGCGTGCCCGGGAGGGAGAGGAGCGTCACTGAGGTGAAGGTGCAGTAAGAACGTCCGTCGGTCACCGCATAGTGTATCGGCTGCGCGCACTGCTGTGCTGTGTTGTCTTTGCTTATCTGCGTGTATTGTGTACGTGTGCATGTATGCTCATTTCTTTTTTAATTAAATGATGATCGATCCGACTTTATTTCGTGCCTAGACCACGGGATGTGAGGGCATCTTCAACGGCAACCTAATTTCCTCCACCTAATTTTCTCCTCACGAATTGAGGGGGCATCCTCAACGGCAACTTAGTTTTCTCCTCGCGAATTGAGGACCAGTCCGCAAACACGAATTCGAAGGTCTCTCAATCGCAAACAAATGTTGCTTCAGCTTTGACGACCAGCTGGAATCATATCAATCAAGATGCAGCCGGTTTCGGCTAGGAAATCACGAAGCTCACAtcaacaatcaccaaacttagaaTCATCGGAATTCGTCTTATTTAATGCAATAGGCTTATGAACAATCACATCTAGATTTAGTAAGGAATAGTTTGAAAATCGTTtttcaagaaatctccatatgatgtaagcacaatcaagagtaggcaagcaaacaatcaaatttctaggcaaacctcaaatgataagattgatattaggatgcaaaggatcaacaagaGGCAAACAAGGGCTAATAATGTACTTGtttaaatgatattcattgaaaatctcaagcatctcatttttttaTTCATGAAACTCTTCATCAAAAATAGGCACTCTACAtttaagactccccaacgtagactaaTCCATCTTTCTTCAATCATGATTAAACCAAATCAATGGAGACCaaaactctgataccaattgaaaggatcgagaagaggtgtctagagggggtgattagacactcaacAAAGATAAGTAGCAGTTTTTGATTTCTTCAatttaaggtggagttttagcacaagtttaaacattcacaatacatttcaagcaagcatgacaaaagtatatgagcagcggaaagtaaaacatacaagttgcaagaaagtaaaggatgggattggagtgtgcaaacgcaatttgagacacggagatttttggcgtggttccgataggttatgctatcgtacatccacgttggtggagacttcaacccacgaaggataacggttgcgcgagtccacggagggctccacccacgaagggtccactaagaagcaatattgtctatcccaccatagccatcacccacgaaggacttgactCACTAAGGAAGATCTTtatgaagtaggcgatcttcttgcccgtacaaactccttggttcaactccacaatcttgacagaggctcccaagtaacacctaaccaatctagaagacaccactctccaagaggtaatagacggcgtgttgatgatgaactccttgctcttgtgcttcaaataatagtctccccaacactcaactctctctctctctcacagatttggatatggtagaaagatgatttgagtggaaagcaacttgggaaaggctagagatcgagattcttgtggtaggattgaaatatcttggtctcaacacatgagtaggtggttctctctcagaaaatgaatgctggaagtgtaggcacgttctgatggctttctccatgaattaAGGatgagtggaggggtatatatagccttcacacaaaatctaaccgttacacacaatttatcaaactcggtgggatcgaatcatgaaactcggtcaaaccgattcagttcaaaatgtgaacgttaggcttttcggtgggaccgacatgatcaactcgatgggaccgatgtgctagggttagggtaaaacctcaaatcggtttgaccgattacacacactcggtgagaccgattttggtaatgagcaaacagagatttggtcaagcaaactcggtgggaccgattgcgtatctcggtgggaccgaaataattgcaacaggcaacagagagtttgcaatcccatctcggtgagaccgagatcccatcggtgagactgaactgattagggtttctggtagtggctatgtcaagtgaactcggtggcgcctgatagatcaaattggtggggccgagtttgactttaggtttgggacatatgtggacatgagaaagtggttaagggctttggagcatatcactaagcactttgagcaagcaagccattaaacaacaccccatccccttttaatagtattgactttcatatggactcaatgtgatcttggatcactaaaatgaaaatgtagagtcttgacctCTTGCCAATCTTTGTTCTTagtatcttgaaggggttccacatcctcttgtccatgccacgcctttgttgaactttctgaaatagactagatgaaaatattagtccaacaagagatatgttgacattaattaccaaaatcacccagggagcacttgtgctttcaatctccccctttttaataattgatgacaacatacatcaaagatttagataatgatatgaagaataacaagtaaagctttggaaggacatgtaacatgcatatgctccccctacatgtatgcaatcatgtgaatatagaatataagagcatgtgaatgcataagcatgatagagcaagcaatgagttacatgtatcttggctatatgcataaGAGAAAATGATGTAACTATAGGAAATGTACCTCTatgttcatgattccttcttgcaagCAATATGTACAGTAGAAATAAATTATCAtgtacatgagtgtgatgcatatacttaccttgtggtcttgagctcgCTTTGGAGGAGGTgaacttgagaaaacagggttagataacacaagaacacctaCTAAACAATGCAAGaacaagaaaccacaagagtatcaagattgggatgacatgtagagagtgagtactaggtactctatttggatatagacatgtccccaaagagtaaagatatgcaatgaattcgaaagattttcttcccttggaAATGAGCGCTtactccccctgaatctgatattggataatgggagaagatagggaaaagaaaatcaCAGAAAAACAATCATAAAAAACATAACACAtattaacatgtctttcccctgttgaagacatgtgacttctcttcTGTATGGATAATAAGCATCTAGAGATGCTTAAGGtgtgcattctctcttatgtgataagctttgatgtgctctctctccctcttttgacatcaatttccaagaagggatcttctggagcttAAGTCAagtaggtttgatccttgagtcacagtacaaagcaacatgtaatataagatgctggtagaggacaagaatcatcgactggagctggaacaaatatgcaggataCAAATGGCAAAGTGTTTTCTCAGTATTGAATTCAGTTACTCCGAGTTATTTGCTTCGATGGCACCGAGTTGTTTCGGTTTAGCCGAAAGAAACAAACCGGTGAGGGCGAACTCAACACAGAGAGAAAacaattgtcatctcagctcacttaggcaaataagatctcacaaagatttgcaaggaattagctgaaagatttgcaatgaattgaatGCAGGGAATGGAGAACATAACAAGGAAAAAGAAAAGAGATCTAGTTGAAGTTTTTTTTAAAAGGGGAACaaacatgcaagagacaaatgTAAGAACACAGATAAACACTAGAGAACgccatctagaattggtcggcgacaaagtcactagagtatattgactgaggagtcaagtgagaacacttgatcgtaggtcatactcatcgtttaagctcaaaatggggttgccatttttcgtttaagcattttgatgtattcacatcttattgagctgctttgacccatgactggGGTAAAAGCTTCtgtaagatggaatgacataccttgggtggtggtgttgatcttaatcatgtagtcgaacttgtgtaggatgctcaaggttgatgtaccTCATCGAGAGTtaggagcaccacttgtagtttgagttcatttacctacatgggttagtcttgcaaggaagagcacttgtgtatccaaaatgacaagcaTGAAGTTtaataccaaatgaaatttgatatatatatatagagagagagagattgtcaaaggatatgttgagatggtttatgcttccttgtcttcaaccaccgtgtTGTAgatacttggtgatgtagagattgctcaagatgtgagtgagttgcaatctcatagatttagattcatccaagtacctacaagggttagatagcatgcaagggtgcaagtatatccaagacatatgatcatcattataagagaaatatcaaggattggtcaaaggctcatgccttgcatgtatccaaatggagtttctactccaagtttaaggcatcaatgatgttcaattcacttctcaaacggcaaaatactttctcatcaagcggtttagtgaatatatccgccaattgcttatcggtacgaatatgcttaagatcaatgtctccttagcaacatgatctcgaatgaaatgatgacgaacttcaatatgcttagttcgagaatgttgcacgggattatgagcaatcttaatagcactttcattatcacaaagcaatggaacacgtttcacatatatcccataatctttaagagtttgtggaacgcccacgatgcggctatatctcccacgtatcgaggcacgacttagaggcataaccacattgtggtttagtcgcaagaaggatcatcttcacacaatcccatgtaatgaacaagaatgggataaagagttggcttacaatcgccacttcacacaatacatgaataaatcatgcatcaatcagagtacaatcaaggtccgagtacggaaccgaaataaagaagacaaccccaaatgctagatccccgatcgtcccaactgggctccactactgatcaacatgaaaagaaacatagtaacgaccaaggtcctcgtcgaactcccacttgagttcggtagcatcacttgcactggtatcatcggcacctgcaactgttttggaagaatctgtgagtcacgaggactcagcaatctcacacccacgagatcaagactatttaagcttataggaaggaaaaggtagtgaggtggagctgcagcaagcactaagcatatatggtggctaacatacgcaaataagagcgagaagagaagcaacggaacggtcgtcaactagtaatgatcaagaagtgatcctgaactcctacttacgtcaaacataacccaaaaccgtgttctcttcccggactccgccgaaaagagaccatcacggctacacacgcggttgatgcgttttaattaagtcaagtgtcaagttctctacaaccggatattaacaaattcccatctgccacataatcgcgggcacggctctcgaaagtttataccctgcaggggtgtccaacttagcccattataagctctcacggtcaacgaaggatattccttctcccgggaagacccgatcagtctcggaatcccggtttacaagacatttcgacaatggtaaaacaagaccagcaaagccgcccgatgtgccgacaaatcccgataggagctgcacatatctcgttctcagggcacaccggataagtcaagctacgagtaaaaccaggcctcgagtttccccgaggtggccccgcaggctgctcggttcggactaacactcgaaggagcactggccccggggggggggggtctaaaataaagatgacccttgagtctgcagaacccaagggaaaaggggataggtggtagcaaatggcaaaaccaaggttgggccttcctggaggagttttattcaaagcgaactgtcaagggggtcccataaatcacccaaccgcgtaaggaacgcaaaatcaaggaacaaaacaccggtatgacagaaactagggcggcaagagtggaacaaaacactaggcataaggccgagccttccaccctttaccaagtatatagatgcattaattaaaataagatattgtgatatcccaacataaacataatccaacatggagcaatcttcatcttcacctgcaactagcaacgctataagaggggctgagcaaagcggtaacatagccaaacaacggtttgctaggaaaggtgggttagaggcttgacatggcaatatgggaggcatgatataacaagtggtaggtagcgcggcaaagcaatagagcgaaaaactagcaagcaaagatagaagtgatttcgagggtatgatcatcttgcctgagatcccgctaggaagaagaacgagtccatgaagaagacaaacggacgtagtcgaacgaatcctcacaactccggaacggaaccgaagctaacgagagaaacaaaccggaaagaagcaaacaacatggtaaacaatcatcacataaacatggcatgatacacaatcaagtatgatgcatgtccggtttaaggaggcatggcatgacaaagtgcaacaaacaatactacaaattcaatggagctcaatatgtaacaagttgcatattgacgaaaacaccacatcaaatatttagttctctctcgtttatgtacccaacaatattaaatgttgattaacattgcaagaggtgaagcataagtaaactaactatttaagcaagttaaatgaggccggaacaacaaataacaattccggaaaatcctcatatgcatatttcgaatttgctattgttctgccataaacacaattttaatgttgttataCAGCAatataaagtgcaccaagttaaactatgcattttctaccccatttacatataaagtttattaaattccgagttacggttaattagttatgaattaaatcatttcaacatggcatttatgcaaatttaaacaaacaacattttaaacattttaaacatgcatgaaagtggcatattatgaaactagatgaaattctaagcactttacatgtttaaatcattttaatccgatgcacggtttgtgaattagtatatgcatgatgtatgaggggttttctgcaaatctgtcgTTCACTGGATTAATAGGCAAATTCGTTCAGAAAAAAAAAACACGGGCCGAAACTAGCTGGCCCGACAGAGGGAAAAGActggggctgctcacattgggccttggGGAGGCGCGCTGGCCCAGGCGTGCTCAAGAGGTGAGACGAGCAAGCtgctgctcgtttctgaagaacaaAGGCAGCAGCAGGGGTTCAAGGCGATGCAGAAGACGGCAGAGGTGCGATGCAGGCGCAGGGGACCAACGGGCGCGGTGGATCCGGGTAGTCCAAGGGTCGAGGAGGCAGTTCCCGGCGACGAGGAACTCCGGCGGCAGCACTTTTCTTGAGGGCGGCCATGGCAGATCAAGGCGGCGGCTGTTCCTACAGAGGATGCCCATGGCGGTCAGGACAGtgaagagaaagagaaaaaaggAGTCAGGGGAAAAAAGAGAGGAGGGAGCAGGGCGGCGGCGACGACTGATGTTTACAgagaaccagagagagagagatcgggagTGAGTAGGGGCAGGAGGTAGAAACAGAAAGGAGAAGGGAGGAGCAGGGGAACGACGGCCTGGACCTTGGGGCGACGAGGACGGCCTACTGGGTCGGGCGAGGGATGGAGCATCTCCAGCGGTGGCGCAAGTTCCGGGGCGGAGGCAAGGTCTAGGTGACGGCGCTGGTCGGAGACGGCGACGAGGAAGGTCGGGCGAGGCAGCTTGAGCTCGGCGGCTGGGCTCGTCCTGTAGGCAAACAAAGAGGGAGGGGAGTCGAGTAAGGGAGATgtgagagccagaggaagaaggagacgGGGGAGAGGTGTGGCGACCTGCTAGTGCTCGATGGCGAAGGGAGCTCCTTCTCCGATGGGGATGGACGGGAGAGGTGGctcgggaggaggggatcgaggggagcTCTAGTTGGCCGGGCATGCAGATCgaggaggagaggagtggcggctgCTGGATGGGGATGGAATGGTGGATGGGACAGGGGAGATCCCGAAGGGGAAGAGGGGTGGTTGACTGGCAGCGGCGGCGATTGGACAGgcgaggatccctagaaaatagggtttggtctaGAAATGCACCGGTTATATATAGTAGGTGGGGTTTAGGGTAGGGGTTAACGCgatccgtccgatcgtaatcgggcggtcgagaataagtaGGCTTAAGgcgtccaattaagaaaacggagatgttttgtagatgttaggggatgatccggacccaacggtaacgatagtccggttcgggttcggggaagtttcggacgcgcgagaggggtctatgcactgCGCAAGGAGGGGTTAGGCGGTCACGGTCAAGAAGGAAGCGAAAATTCGATAGGTCtgaaacggtcaacgaaagcaaggggggggggcgcggcaACTACTaggggatgcaagtttgaaaacaatgacggcaacagagtgccgatgcaatgcgaatgatgcgatgatgaaagcaacaaacaaataaatcacacgacgaactcgaaaaacatggaaggcatctggagcgtcggtctcggggcgttacaacactccaccactacaagaggatctcgtcccgagatctagtatGGCATCGGAGATAAACGGaaggggaagagaagaggtaaaactaattgcttcttagacaaatgagtgaaaccaaagaaccttgcggggTTGAACAAATCGAAAGAAATGACCCAACAGAGATAAGCGAATTGAGAGCACTCCGTAGTAAACGGAAGCAAGGAACACCATGAGAACCTTGAGGTTAAGTGAGacgatagatatttaaaccactccggttaaaacaagatagggaaggaataagaatgaaataatttggacagcactccgactgtaaatggaaggaatcgaacatgatcttgacaagatgagaggatacttgatgaaattaacaacacactgcctccggaactaatgaaagaatggcacaaggggtaagaaagatttcagacagccctccggttgaggaaggagacaaaacttgataagatgagagaactcgaatgaaaacacgacactccggttaaatggataagtaagaaaagaacacgatcctcacaattcgagatgatgagcgaagagagcaacatcaccatgcctccggaagaaaaatagaagatagatcattggaataaagaatggagaagaaaatgacaactttcgccacaaatgagcttggaaagcatccttccaagaaggttataacggagttgttgggaaatcaacaacgaaaagaacaagcttgttgtgggcttatggaacacatctcaaaattatgaggtgacaacccgccactaacggaagcaattgcttgcttgagatcaacgaagagatgaaaacttctctcgctgagaggataggagaaaacttggatcattgatagacaccacaatttgcaacattccttagggaaggctttaggtgaaacatgacacaagataactccaacgaagagattggtggatttaaaatatctcattcttgacaacatgtgaaccATGAAACATGGGGAGAAATTGccaaggatgacataacaccatctcaaaaggtaagggagaaagaattgcacttcggaatgcaagatgaagaatacttgaactccccaaaacaaaacatgtgttgaacaccatgtttattttagagtatagcttggcggatcttgactccgagagaaatcttgaagaacaattgaagaatgaaaagaatccttgacgaaccaccatgtagagcctccatgaagaactctggtaataaaagaatgatcaaacaaaagggaaaattgaaaagaactccgggagaagccttgcaatgattagatgaagctttgaaatgatataattgaaataacttggagctccggaaagaaaaatgaacaaatgaggtcaagaattttgatgaatctccggaataaggaattaatcacttgggtaaaacaagaataagaattaagttatgcatatccttccccaatttaaattgatgacaagcaacggatttggcataccacttattctcgtagaaaggtttaagagagatatagcataaacttaggaaaagtcttcaacgatccgccggtaggatttggaaagaacgaatgagttgatatgataaccaaggaagagaactcttgaatgaaccaccgtaagaattggaaatgaaagtagcaaaagcgcaattcatcgggaagaattagaaaacgaataaagatacttgacagaatttagacacatgagaacgaatagatcacgagctggcTAGAGGATACTTGACCGATGCACCagaagaatatggagatgaacgaagagacatcaattagaataattggagaacaaggctgaaaacttagaacgaagaaatcttctgaaatgatggccttcggagaatcaaaccgaaaagactcctgaaatgctccagatgggtgaaaagaattctcacaatcaaaaacaattatgagaggatggcatcaagctagaaccatgaatcttcaagagaatggagcaagatttaagagaaactcttcttcggtcttcaaatgttgagaatgacgatgagaaacaccaccatgaattattgagacactccggaacaatggataatagaaatgatgaaccaacgatgaaagaatttgaaagatcttggagaaagacatttgactgatgataattcattcttacgtcaaactttgcaatgaatttgagaataactccggaaagaattagaagagttaggtaagatcctgggaaaagaactgtgggttagggcccactcaaagaaacacTGTTGAATGATTAAAaaaagattgcgccggttgaattaaatagcttgaatgaggtaacaacctcgaaatagttagaattgatgcggagtggatacacgaatcttcagagatatcttcagcactccggaacaattgaatagcacgcGAAGAATGATTAAGAGTTGCACCGGCAttagaaaacatttgaaacaaggaaagggtatgatcgacaaagcttgaattgaatccaccggagaagaaaagaatgaagaatgataaacttgaagcttcgttagtatcttcatgggaaatcaccggataagaacattgaaaggaaagaatgaagagacttctcacaaataaaaggatacatggttgagaaatctgagtccttgaagcaaaagggtgggagggcgggaaaaacaaaggcaacttgggacggatgaaacaaacaccgttgagaaaacttagaattgatctcgcgaatgttgaaatgatcggatccacttgaagagaagcacgccggttggaaaagaattaacatgacgacctcgatgatcaagaaggattagtattcacatagcaatatgagaagaccgtttaggaaaggtatggattcaacatttgacttcgaagcaactcaaataccacaaaacaaaaaaaaaacaaaggattggcttaggaaataagtcggaacaaacatatgatagagatttcgtccgaagttttcgtggtggggcccacacgggctcgatcgtacagcaccatcatgtacaaggcagtgcacatgacatacgaagcgtccccgagtcggcatagccaaggactctttaagacactacgagaccactgtaaaaccaaccgtgaaaaggcggaccactagacgtcgaaccccaatctcatatcatgcatctgtcggaaagatatcctaggagctacttgaattcccacttataaactcccgaaactttctagttatgcaatcaggtgttggggatacaggggacacaatatatctcacccaaactaacaatacctagatccagctgtatccatccttcaacacataaccaagaaaccttcggaaatcgtgtacctcaaccatcgaaaagcatccattatacgagttatggcaatactcccgaactcccgccccagtactgggtggcgtcgaggtgatctcaccaacaactgcataaaagagattttcgatgtcggcgaaactcaggtattccagaactgcaacgataaaattgtgacgacaacacctcggagatcaactccctgagacactgccacaacccctaaatgtcaggaggcaccaagaacaatgttctcgtcacaaaactatcggaacgattccaagatacccgtgtgatcctaaattttttttagtgaaatttgaggaagaagagtcaaaacttctacgtcaggagacctcaccagagcgacgaagggactgaggagtacaaagaatcctactctccgatatatataatcctaagactcaaaacatttttgttctagactcaacaacgtcagcgattcgatcaagcagggggctcctaagtcggggatggctctgattaccaacttgtaatgcccacgatgcggctatatctcccacgtgtcgaggcacgacttagaggcataaccgcattgtggtttagtcgcaagaagggtcatcttcacacaatcccatgtaatgaacaagaatgggataaagagttggcttacaatcgccacttcacacaatacatgaataaatcatacatcaatcagagtacaatcaaggtctgagtacggaaccgaaataaagaagacaaccccaaatgctagatccccgatcgtcccaactgggctccactactgatcagtatgaaaagaaacatagtaacgaccaaggtcctcgtcgaactcccacttgagttcggtagcatcacttgcactggtatcatcggcacctgcaactgttttggaagaatctgtgagtcacgaggactcagcaatctcacacccgcgagatcaagactatttaagcttataggaaggaaaaggtagtgaggtggagctgcagcaagcactaagcatatatggtggctaacatacgcaaataagagcgagaagagaagcaacggaacggtcgtcaactagtaatgatcaagaagtgatcctg encodes the following:
- the LOC123141406 gene encoding 23.6 kDa heat shock protein, mitochondrial codes for the protein MQPVSMCSSRATKEQSDEEHAATHRAEFVTGHMALARLCLKKALAGRAAAMARPASASSHGGMDLRSLFSSAAADSAATRAPLEGETNGREVAVADRSSSATARGGRWPWRDLRDFVPFRLVNGLGSALSHVAETLSRPLERWRPLFGKVREDEERYRLRFEVPGLGKDDVRVTVEDGALVIRGEKKVEDEHGGDCEWWSASSYGCYHASLLLPEDARVDGIAAEVKDGVLYVTVPRVPGRERSVTEVKVQ